From the Quercus lobata isolate SW786 chromosome 6, ValleyOak3.0 Primary Assembly, whole genome shotgun sequence genome, one window contains:
- the LOC115950545 gene encoding protein FAR1-RELATED SEQUENCE 9-like: MFQDEYLRMGDCKIYWVNKSDTIKEYKVTYRERTQEHLVKYEASTTIVECNCMKFNFIGILCIHALKVLDKKNIRRLPAHYILKRWTKDAKIGSIKDYCGIYIKGNTQESIEKHYSHLSYKFREISTLAKKSEKMYEHTKRCFENLLKDLQEMRKKCYSNSMEGRVEVHGEAIHANVLQGNSGFDSHKDISSQDCVVGHYLKDLYGLNQVSSPSDIIQEEHHIGNNSKQVGFRNQLFWMGIGDKNGWS, from the exons ATGTTTCAAGATGAATATTTGAGGATGGGGGATTGTAAAATTTACTGGGTTAATAAATCTGATACTATCAAAGAATACAAAGTCACATATAGGGAGAGAACTCAAGAGCACCTTGTTAAATATGAAGCCTCAACGACTATTGTGGAATGCAATTGCATGAAGTTCAATTTCATAGGAATTCTATGCATCCATGCTTTGAAAGTTCTTGACAAGAAAAATATTAGGAGACTTCCAGCCCATTATATATTGAAAAGGTGGACAAAAGATGCAAAGATTGGTTCTATCAAGGACTATTGTGGCATTTATATTAAAGGTAATACTCAAGAATCGATAGAAAAGCACTACTCTCATTTGAGTTATAAATTTCGTGAAATTTCCACACTTGCAAAAAAGAGTGAGAAGATGTATGAACATACCAAAagatgttttgaaaatttattgaaagATTTGCAAGAGATGAGAAAGAAATGTTATTCTAATAGTATGGAAGGTCGCGTAGAGGTCCATGGTGAAGCCATTCATGCAAATGTATTACAAGGTAATAGTGGATTTGACTCCCACAAGGATATAAGTTCTCAAGATTGTGTTGTTGGACACTACTTAAAAGATTTATATGGTTTAAATCAG GTTTCATCACCTTCTGATATTATCCAAGAAGAGCACCATATTGGCAACAACTCTAAGCAGGTTGGGTTTAGAAACCAACTTTTTTGGATGGGGATTGGAGACAAAAACGGGTGGAGTTAA